A window of Chitinophagales bacterium contains these coding sequences:
- the rsmI gene encoding 16S rRNA (cytidine(1402)-2'-O)-methyltransferase, producing MLYLVPTPIGNLKDITLRALEVLKEVDLILAEDTRNTSHLVQHYGIQKPLSPYHQHNEHKVLQHLVDQLLAGKKMALVTDAGTPGISDPAFLLVRECIRQGVKVESLPGATAFVPALVNSGLPTDRFVFEGFLPPKKGRQTLLKKLAEEERTMIIYESPMRLVKTLEELAGYFGEDRPASVSRELTKMFEETARGTLKSLFEHFSAKPVKGEIVLVIAGRGK from the coding sequence ATGCTGTATCTGGTTCCCACCCCCATTGGTAATTTAAAGGATATCACCCTTCGTGCCCTGGAGGTATTGAAAGAAGTGGACCTGATTCTGGCCGAAGATACCCGCAATACATCCCACCTTGTTCAACACTACGGGATACAGAAACCGCTGTCGCCCTATCACCAGCACAATGAACATAAGGTTCTGCAACACCTGGTGGATCAATTGCTCGCCGGGAAGAAGATGGCCCTGGTGACCGATGCCGGTACCCCCGGAATTTCCGATCCGGCATTTCTGCTTGTCCGTGAATGTATCCGGCAAGGGGTAAAGGTGGAATCCTTACCCGGTGCCACAGCCTTTGTCCCCGCCCTGGTAAACAGTGGCCTGCCAACCGACCGCTTTGTATTTGAAGGCTTTTTACCCCCTAAAAAAGGACGCCAAACCCTGCTCAAAAAACTTGCTGAAGAAGAAAGGACGATGATCATTTATGAATCACCCATGCGGCTGGTCAAGACCCTGGAGGAACTGGCCGGATATTTTGGCGAGGATCGTCCGGCATCTGTCAGCCGCGAACTCACCAAAATGTTTGAAGAAACGGCCCGGGGCACGCTAAAATCACTCTTTGAGCATTTTTCGGCCAAACCGGTAAAAGGGGAGATCGTGCTGGTTATCGCCGGCCGCGGAAAATGA
- a CDS encoding PepSY-like domain-containing protein, whose amino-acid sequence MKRILVVALIAVLALPAMSQIREIPKIVEETFANQYPNAEHVEFKDFVVKVQVEFDWKGDRMMATYTNKGLWKGSEKEWSFEKLPTEVKDGFDKSKFGDGSWEVEETAMLMLPGGSEQYRIEVRKSDVQKKYLFFNTTGRLLRTSVTL is encoded by the coding sequence ATGAAAAGAATACTCGTCGTTGCCCTGATCGCTGTATTGGCCCTGCCTGCCATGTCCCAGATCCGTGAGATCCCCAAGATCGTGGAAGAAACCTTTGCTAACCAGTATCCCAATGCCGAGCATGTGGAGTTCAAAGATTTTGTGGTGAAGGTACAGGTGGAATTTGATTGGAAAGGTGACCGGATGATGGCAACCTATACCAATAAAGGCCTTTGGAAAGGATCTGAAAAGGAATGGAGTTTTGAAAAACTGCCTACAGAAGTAAAGGATGGTTTCGATAAAAGCAAGTTTGGAGACGGTTCCTGGGAGGTAGAAGAAACAGCCATGCTCATGCTCCCCGGAGGCTCGGAGCAATACCGGATCGAAGTGCGCAAGAGTGATGTTCAGAAAAAATATTTATTCTTCAATACAACCGGAAGGCTGTTACGGACCTCTGTCACTTTATAA
- a CDS encoding M1 family metallopeptidase: MRKLSLLLFGFFVFAHTLDAQSSRWQQKVKYSMDIDMNVTTNQFTGKQKLEYWNNSPDTLTRVFYHLYFNAFQPGSMMDERSRHLGTIKLGNRPDWDGRVRDRISKLKPEEIGYQKIISLKMNGKPQSFETKETILEVKLDKPILPGGKVVFDMDFEAQVPLQIRRSGRDNPNTKVRYSMSQWYPKMCEYDEEGWHPTPYVAREFYGIWGDFDVRISIDKNYILGGSGYLQNANEIGYGYEDAGVKVPASKGEKLTWHFSAPNVHDFVWAADPEFKHMTRKVKNDLVLHLLYKKGAGNAATWEKILDDAEKALPFIEKTFGEYPYKQYSFIHGGDGGMEYPMATLLASPGAWLHEWMHSWYQMMLGTNESLYAWMDEGFTSYADSRVMAFLEGGNNPYPQEDSYAGYYSLVRSGLEEPMSTHADHFNTNYAYSLAAYSKGAVFMEQLGYIVGAETRDRILLEYYKQWRFKHPNLNDFLKIAEKASQMKLDWYKEYWVYTTKTIDYAIDSLWQDGSGTKIRLRRIGDMPMPIDLQITTRDGSSELHYVPLYDMFGEKPAENGAPARSVHPSWKWTHETYVLETNRKLTDITLIQIDPTRRMADIESKNNKLELKWPE; encoded by the coding sequence ATGCGCAAGCTCTCCTTGTTATTGTTCGGTTTTTTTGTTTTTGCTCATACACTTGATGCGCAATCAAGCCGTTGGCAGCAAAAAGTAAAGTATAGCATGGACATTGACATGAATGTGACCACCAACCAGTTCACGGGTAAACAGAAACTGGAGTATTGGAATAATTCACCCGATACGCTGACGCGTGTGTTTTACCACCTTTATTTCAATGCCTTTCAACCAGGCAGTATGATGGACGAAAGAAGCCGTCATCTGGGAACCATTAAACTCGGTAACCGCCCCGACTGGGATGGCCGTGTGCGGGACAGGATCTCCAAACTGAAACCCGAGGAGATCGGTTATCAAAAGATCATTTCCCTGAAGATGAATGGCAAGCCACAATCCTTTGAAACAAAGGAGACCATTCTCGAAGTAAAATTGGATAAACCCATTTTGCCTGGCGGTAAAGTGGTTTTTGATATGGATTTTGAAGCCCAGGTGCCTCTGCAGATCCGTCGCAGCGGACGCGATAACCCCAATACCAAAGTGCGTTACTCGATGAGCCAGTGGTATCCAAAAATGTGTGAGTATGATGAGGAAGGCTGGCATCCCACACCTTATGTGGCCCGCGAGTTCTATGGCATCTGGGGCGATTTTGATGTACGTATTTCCATTGACAAGAACTATATATTGGGCGGTTCTGGCTATTTGCAGAATGCCAATGAGATCGGTTATGGATACGAGGACGCCGGGGTGAAAGTGCCTGCTTCTAAAGGAGAAAAATTGACCTGGCATTTCTCTGCACCCAACGTACATGATTTTGTCTGGGCTGCTGATCCTGAATTCAAACACATGACCCGGAAAGTGAAGAACGACCTCGTGCTTCATTTACTGTATAAAAAAGGGGCCGGTAATGCCGCTACCTGGGAAAAGATCCTCGATGATGCGGAAAAGGCATTACCATTTATTGAGAAAACATTTGGGGAGTACCCCTACAAACAATATTCCTTTATACATGGGGGAGATGGAGGCATGGAATATCCCATGGCCACTTTACTGGCTTCGCCGGGTGCCTGGCTGCATGAATGGATGCACAGTTGGTACCAGATGATGCTGGGGACCAATGAATCACTCTATGCCTGGATGGATGAAGGGTTTACCAGCTATGCGGATTCAAGGGTCATGGCTTTTCTGGAAGGAGGTAACAATCCCTACCCCCAGGAAGACAGCTATGCGGGCTATTATTCCCTGGTACGTAGCGGTTTGGAAGAGCCCATGTCCACCCACGCCGATCATTTCAACACCAATTATGCCTATAGCCTGGCTGCTTATTCCAAAGGGGCGGTATTTATGGAACAACTGGGTTATATCGTAGGTGCGGAAACCAGGGACCGTATCCTGTTGGAGTATTACAAACAATGGAGATTCAAGCATCCTAACCTCAATGATTTTCTTAAGATCGCCGAGAAAGCCAGTCAGATGAAACTGGATTGGTACAAGGAGTATTGGGTGTACACTACAAAAACGATCGATTATGCGATCGATAGTCTCTGGCAGGATGGAAGTGGAACCAAGATCCGGTTACGCCGGATCGGTGATATGCCCATGCCGATCGATCTGCAGATCACCACCCGTGATGGCAGCTCCGAACTTCATTATGTTCCGCTCTATGATATGTTTGGTGAAAAACCAGCCGAGAATGGAGCACCTGCACGTTCTGTTCACCCCTCCTGGAAATGGACCCATGAGACCTATGTGCTTGAGACAAACCGGAAACTCACGGATATCACCCTGATCCAGATCGATCCTACCCGGAGAATGGCAGATATTGAGTCAAAAAACAACAAACTTGAACTGAAATGGCCCGAATAA
- a CDS encoding response regulator transcription factor — MNEITVCIVDDNRDLRCALEEIIGMSEGYKCIGTMSTPREALERIPELMPNVVLMDINLNSDESGIDCVRELKPHVPLTNFMMCTVYEEDEKIFEALRAGASGYILKKTAPAKMLEAIKDLNEGGAPMSSQIARKVVFTFQHQQAPKSQEGIDDLSNREKEILELLSRGLMYKEIAAELFISQETVRKHVYHIYEKLHVNNRVAAVNRYFGRETN, encoded by the coding sequence ATGAATGAAATAACGGTCTGCATTGTTGACGACAACCGCGACCTCCGTTGTGCGCTGGAGGAGATCATCGGCATGTCGGAGGGGTACAAGTGTATCGGCACTATGTCCACTCCTCGTGAGGCGCTGGAACGCATCCCCGAATTGATGCCCAATGTGGTACTGATGGATATCAATCTCAACAGTGATGAGAGCGGGATCGATTGTGTACGCGAACTAAAGCCACATGTTCCCCTGACCAATTTCATGATGTGTACGGTCTATGAGGAAGATGAAAAAATATTTGAAGCCCTGAGAGCCGGCGCAAGCGGATATATTCTCAAAAAAACAGCTCCGGCAAAAATGCTTGAAGCGATCAAAGACCTGAACGAGGGTGGTGCACCGATGAGCAGCCAGATCGCAAGAAAAGTGGTATTTACCTTTCAGCACCAGCAAGCCCCAAAATCGCAGGAAGGAATCGACGACCTCTCCAATCGCGAAAAAGAAATCCTCGAACTCCTTTCCCGCGGACTGATGTACAAAGAAATCGCTGCCGAATTATTTATCAGTCAGGAAACGGTACGGAAACATGTGTACCATATTTACGAAAAATTACATGTCAACAACCGGGTAGCTGCTGTAAACCGCTATTTTGGGCGTGAAACAAACTAA
- the rsmG gene encoding 16S rRNA (guanine(527)-N(7))-methyltransferase RsmG, whose protein sequence is MELITRYFADFTPDQLDQLTRLGPLYQEWNEKINVISRKDIEGLYEKHVLHSLSIAAVFEFEPGAEIIDIGTGGGFPGIPLAIFFPEVKFHLVDSIGKKLKVVEAVAEGIGLKNVTIQHTRAEEIRNRKFDFVVSRAVAPLGELWKWGKPLLKKSKPQAESPSQHGLICLKGGDLAAEIQQSGTRPRLMEIHDIFPEEFFREKFVVYVPL, encoded by the coding sequence CTGGAACTGATCACCCGGTACTTCGCCGATTTTACACCGGACCAACTGGATCAACTCACCCGGCTGGGCCCACTCTACCAGGAATGGAATGAAAAGATCAATGTTATTTCACGCAAGGATATTGAAGGATTGTATGAAAAACATGTGCTTCATTCATTGTCCATCGCGGCAGTTTTTGAATTTGAACCTGGAGCAGAGATCATTGATATCGGAACCGGAGGTGGTTTCCCCGGAATCCCTTTAGCGATCTTTTTCCCTGAGGTAAAGTTTCACCTGGTAGACAGCATTGGCAAAAAACTCAAGGTGGTAGAAGCTGTAGCTGAAGGAATCGGACTAAAAAATGTCACAATCCAACATACGCGGGCGGAAGAGATCAGGAACCGCAAATTTGATTTTGTCGTGTCGAGGGCAGTCGCCCCGCTTGGTGAATTGTGGAAATGGGGTAAACCCTTATTAAAAAAGAGCAAGCCCCAGGCTGAATCTCCATCCCAACATGGGTTGATCTGTCTGAAAGGAGGTGACCTGGCCGCTGAAATTCAACAGAGTGGAACCCGCCCACGTCTGATGGAAATTCACGATATCTTCCCCGAGGAATTCTTCCGCGAAAAATTCGTTGTTTATGTCCCGCTTTAA
- a CDS encoding glycosyltransferase: MDFPELLQNWPLILFIALAVVAFIQLFYYLFFFTRVSFYRRKPRDRYQQHPVSVVVCARDEDEHLARNVPGLLVQQYPSTYQVVVVNDNSLDDSKYILQELKKTFKDRIHVVELTQEAKLISGKKYPLSIGIKEAKYEVLLLTDADCVPVSEHWVQKMQDAYDEQTEIVLSYGAYHKKAGLLNKIIRFETFHSAIQYLSYALAGLPYMGVGRNLSYKKEVFMRHKGFSSINHIPGGDDDLFVNKAANKRNTAVVLDPEAFTLSYPKQTWKAWMNQKTRHYSTSRYYKPLHKFLLGLYSLSSFLFYPLLVASALFYDWQLSLLVFGARLLVQGIVYYFAMKRLNEKDLFPLFLFFDLWMFFYYIIFAPALWKRPRQTWN, from the coding sequence ATGGATTTTCCGGAACTACTCCAAAACTGGCCGCTTATTCTCTTTATCGCCCTGGCGGTTGTGGCATTTATCCAGCTATTCTATTACCTTTTTTTCTTTACAAGAGTCTCTTTCTACCGGCGTAAACCCCGGGACAGGTATCAGCAACATCCGGTATCGGTGGTGGTCTGTGCCCGGGATGAGGATGAACACCTGGCGCGTAATGTACCCGGACTATTGGTTCAACAATACCCGTCAACCTATCAGGTGGTGGTGGTCAACGACAATTCATTGGATGATTCCAAGTATATCCTTCAGGAATTAAAAAAAACCTTTAAGGACCGGATCCATGTTGTGGAACTGACACAGGAGGCCAAATTGATCAGTGGCAAAAAATATCCCTTGTCCATCGGGATCAAGGAAGCCAAATACGAGGTCCTGCTCCTGACAGATGCCGATTGTGTTCCGGTGAGTGAACATTGGGTACAAAAAATGCAGGATGCCTACGATGAGCAAACAGAGATCGTATTGAGTTATGGCGCCTATCACAAAAAAGCCGGATTGCTCAATAAGATCATTCGTTTTGAAACCTTTCATTCGGCCATCCAATACCTCAGCTATGCCCTGGCGGGTTTACCTTATATGGGCGTGGGTCGTAACCTATCTTATAAAAAAGAGGTTTTCATGCGGCACAAAGGGTTTTCTTCCATTAACCATATACCTGGCGGGGATGATGACCTTTTTGTAAATAAAGCGGCAAACAAACGAAATACCGCCGTAGTACTCGATCCGGAGGCCTTCACGCTCTCCTATCCCAAGCAAACCTGGAAGGCCTGGATGAATCAGAAGACCCGGCACTATTCCACTTCGCGCTACTACAAACCATTGCATAAATTCCTGCTTGGATTGTATTCGTTGAGTTCCTTTCTATTTTATCCATTACTGGTAGCCTCCGCCCTTTTTTATGATTGGCAATTATCGCTGCTGGTTTTTGGAGCCCGGTTGCTCGTTCAGGGTATCGTGTATTATTTCGCTATGAAACGGCTGAACGAAAAAGATCTTTTCCCTTTGTTTCTCTTCTTTGACCTCTGGATGTTCTTTTATTATATCATCTTTGCCCCGGCATTATGGAAAAGACCCCGTCAAACCTGGAACTGA
- the tgt gene encoding tRNA guanosine(34) transglycosylase Tgt, whose amino-acid sequence MAALKFNLGATCKDTKARSGTVVTDHGSIPTPIFMPVGTVGSVKAVSQQMLKEEVKASIILGNTYHLYLRPGLPLLEQAGGLHRFMHWDRPILTDSGGYQVFSLSGTRKIREEGVTFQSHIDGSKHLFSPEKVMDIQRSIGGDIIMAFDECPPGGSDYTYARTSMELTHRWLDRCVEQFANTPDKYGYNQNLFPIVQGGTFKDLRKLSCEYISAKNATGNAIGGLSVGEPEPVMYEICEWCCDHLPTDKPRYLMGVGTPWNILECIGMGVDMFDCVMPTRNGRNAMLFTSNGVINIDNKKWEFDLSPIDVGIGCAFSEYYSKAYLRHLIKSKEILGLTIASVHNLAFYLWLVAEARKQIEQGSFAGWKKEMVERVKRRL is encoded by the coding sequence ATGGCTGCGTTGAAATTCAATTTAGGGGCCACCTGCAAGGATACCAAGGCCCGTTCGGGAACCGTGGTGACCGACCATGGAAGCATACCAACTCCGATCTTTATGCCGGTCGGCACCGTGGGTAGCGTTAAGGCCGTATCCCAGCAAATGTTGAAAGAAGAGGTAAAGGCATCGATCATCCTCGGCAATACCTATCATCTTTATCTGCGACCGGGCTTACCACTGTTGGAACAGGCGGGGGGCTTACATCGGTTTATGCATTGGGACCGGCCCATATTGACGGACAGCGGCGGTTACCAGGTTTTTTCACTTTCCGGTACCCGAAAGATCAGGGAAGAAGGGGTCACCTTCCAGAGTCATATCGATGGAAGTAAACATCTTTTCTCTCCGGAAAAGGTCATGGATATCCAACGGTCTATCGGTGGCGATATCATCATGGCTTTTGATGAATGTCCACCAGGAGGTAGCGACTATACCTATGCACGTACCAGCATGGAACTGACCCATCGCTGGCTTGACCGTTGCGTGGAACAGTTTGCCAACACCCCGGATAAATATGGTTATAACCAGAACCTCTTTCCCATTGTACAGGGCGGCACATTCAAAGACCTGCGAAAGCTGTCCTGCGAATATATTTCCGCCAAGAACGCCACCGGCAACGCCATTGGCGGATTAAGTGTGGGCGAACCCGAACCGGTGATGTATGAGATCTGCGAATGGTGTTGTGACCACCTGCCAACGGATAAACCGCGTTACCTGATGGGCGTGGGTACTCCCTGGAATATCCTGGAATGTATCGGGATGGGCGTGGATATGTTTGACTGTGTAATGCCAACCCGCAATGGCCGGAATGCTATGCTCTTTACCTCCAATGGGGTGATCAATATTGATAACAAGAAATGGGAATTCGATCTGTCTCCTATCGATGTGGGAATCGGATGCGCCTTTAGCGAATATTATTCAAAAGCCTATCTCCGGCATTTGATCAAGTCAAAGGAAATATTGGGTTTGACCATTGCCAGTGTACACAATCTGGCATTCTATCTGTGGCTGGTGGCCGAGGCCCGCAAGCAGATCGAGCAAGGCAGCTTTGCAGGATGGAAAAAGGAAATGGTGGAGCGCGTGAAGCGAAGACTTTGA
- a CDS encoding TonB-dependent receptor, which yields MKRMLTGLLGLILTLSTQAQTIKGMVKDENGKPLAAANTTLHRANDSSLVKFTVTNGEGGYEFAGIGEGNYFVQITHVGHEPAKTAVFSHKNSGESQVPVLTMQKQGTSLQNVTVVARKPMIEVKADKMVVNVEGTINAVGNDALELLRKSPGVQLDKDDNISLSGKNGVQVYIDGKPSPLSGADLTAYLKSMQSSQIETIEIITNPSAKYDAAGNAGIINIRLKKNKSFGTNGSMNAGYNIGTFPKYNGGVNLNHRDKGINIFGSYNYNWNKNTNQFLLYREQLDTLFDQRNTMFGRNRSHGFKAGADLFLNKKSTIGVLINGNISQNEMKTDSKTPISYIPTGVVDRILTANNESENKRNNVNFNLNYRYVDTAGRELNMDADYGLFRIKSDQVQPNVYYDPSMTNQLSEAIYNFISPTDIDIYTFKADYEQPYKGGKLGVGLKTSVVSTSNNFARFNVIGNSKDLDVDRSNHFDYTENINALYVNYNKSFKGFAIQAGLRMENTNNKGESYALFSNGSINEGSGTTPLDRNYTNLFPSASVTFNKNPMKQWSFTYSRRIDRPAYQDLNPFEFKLDEYTFQKGNTDLLPQYTNSFGITHVYKYKLTATLNYSHVADMFTQLVDTTENSKTFITKENLANQDIVSLNLSYPYMYKSFMAFMNLNTFYSMYQADFGGGSRKIDLDVFSFTFYMQNTIRFGKKKAWTGELSGWYAAPSIWQGTFKSRRIYSIDAGMQKNILKGKGNLKASVSDIFRTLRWNGTSNFAGQLTVASGNFESRQFKINFTYRFGNNQVKAARQRNTGVDDESKRVGSGGAGGIGQ from the coding sequence ATGAAACGAATGCTAACAGGCCTGTTAGGCCTTATCCTAACCCTCAGTACCCAGGCCCAAACCATCAAAGGGATGGTAAAGGACGAGAATGGCAAGCCCCTGGCTGCAGCAAATACCACTTTGCACCGCGCCAATGATTCCTCCCTGGTAAAATTTACGGTGACCAATGGTGAAGGCGGCTATGAATTTGCCGGGATCGGTGAAGGGAATTACTTTGTACAAATCACCCATGTAGGACATGAACCAGCTAAAACAGCTGTTTTTTCCCATAAAAATTCAGGCGAATCTCAAGTACCTGTTTTGACCATGCAAAAACAAGGTACCAGCCTGCAGAATGTAACGGTGGTGGCCCGCAAACCCATGATCGAAGTAAAGGCCGATAAAATGGTAGTGAATGTGGAAGGAACGATCAATGCTGTGGGCAATGATGCGCTGGAGCTATTGCGCAAATCGCCCGGTGTACAATTGGACAAAGACGACAATATCAGCCTCTCCGGAAAAAACGGCGTGCAAGTGTATATTGACGGCAAGCCTTCTCCCCTTTCCGGAGCCGATCTTACCGCCTATCTCAAGAGTATGCAATCCTCGCAGATCGAAACCATTGAGATCATAACCAACCCTTCTGCCAAATATGATGCTGCCGGTAACGCGGGGATCATCAATATCCGGTTAAAGAAAAATAAATCCTTTGGTACCAATGGCTCGATGAATGCCGGTTACAATATTGGCACCTTCCCCAAATACAATGGTGGCGTGAACCTGAACCACCGTGATAAGGGGATCAATATCTTCGGCAGCTATAATTACAACTGGAACAAGAATACCAACCAGTTCTTACTGTACCGTGAACAATTGGATACACTCTTCGATCAGCGCAATACCATGTTTGGGCGCAACCGGAGCCATGGCTTCAAAGCAGGGGCTGATCTTTTTCTCAATAAAAAAAGCACGATCGGTGTGCTGATCAATGGAAACATCAGTCAGAATGAAATGAAGACCGATAGCAAGACCCCTATTTCCTATATACCAACGGGAGTGGTTGACCGAATTCTTACCGCCAACAATGAATCAGAGAATAAACGGAACAATGTCAATTTCAATCTGAACTACCGCTATGTTGATACAGCAGGTCGCGAACTGAACATGGATGCCGACTATGGTCTGTTCCGGATCAAATCCGATCAGGTTCAACCCAACGTATATTACGACCCGTCGATGACCAATCAACTTAGCGAAGCGATCTACAATTTCATTTCTCCCACAGATATTGATATCTATACCTTCAAAGCCGATTATGAGCAGCCTTATAAGGGTGGTAAACTGGGGGTTGGGTTAAAGACCTCCGTGGTAAGCACCTCCAACAATTTTGCCCGGTTTAATGTGATCGGAAATTCCAAGGACCTCGATGTGGACCGGAGTAATCATTTTGATTACACCGAAAATATCAATGCACTCTATGTGAACTATAATAAATCCTTTAAAGGGTTCGCTATCCAGGCTGGCCTTCGCATGGAAAATACGAACAACAAAGGTGAGTCCTATGCACTTTTCTCCAATGGCAGTATCAATGAAGGAAGTGGTACCACTCCGCTTGACCGGAATTATACCAACCTTTTTCCAAGCGCTTCGGTGACCTTTAATAAGAACCCCATGAAGCAATGGAGTTTTACCTACAGCCGTCGGATCGACCGGCCGGCTTACCAGGATTTGAACCCCTTTGAATTCAAGCTGGATGAATACACTTTCCAGAAAGGAAATACCGACCTGCTCCCCCAATACACCAATAGCTTTGGCATCACCCATGTGTATAAATACAAACTGACCGCCACGCTGAACTATAGCCATGTGGCCGATATGTTCACACAATTGGTGGATACAACCGAAAACTCAAAAACCTTTATCACTAAAGAGAACCTGGCCAACCAGGACATTGTCAGCCTGAACCTGAGTTATCCATATATGTACAAGTCCTTTATGGCCTTCATGAACCTCAATACCTTTTACTCGATGTACCAGGCTGATTTTGGAGGTGGTTCACGTAAGATCGACCTGGATGTTTTCTCCTTTACTTTTTACATGCAGAACACCATCCGGTTTGGTAAGAAGAAAGCCTGGACCGGTGAGTTGAGTGGCTGGTATGCAGCCCCCAGCATCTGGCAGGGTACCTTTAAAAGCCGCCGGATCTATTCGATCGATGCAGGTATGCAAAAGAACATCCTGAAAGGAAAAGGAAACCTGAAAGCTTCAGTAAGCGATATCTTCCGCACCCTGCGGTGGAATGGAACCAGCAATTTCGCCGGACAACTTACTGTGGCCAGTGGCAACTTCGAAAGCCGTCAGTTCAAAATAAACTTTACCTACCGTTTTGGTAACAACCAGGTTAAAGCCGCCCGTCAGCGAAATACCGGCGTAGATGATGAGAGCAAACGCGTAGGTAGTGGAGGCGCGGGAGGAATCGGGCAGTAA
- a CDS encoding LptF/LptG family permease, protein MKKLDWYILRKLLVTFFFCLLLFTVIAVAVDSSEKADDFVKSGFSTTQLISAYWSGFIPWIWGLLFPLFVFIASIFFTSQMATRSEIIAILASGTSYNRFLRAYLVGGILLGLMLYYANRIIIPKGNEKRGDFQTRYVDQNNPSTFNDRKSMTYRRADTNTYVGFKDYDTGSKTAMGFFMDRIKGDKISYNLRADLLRWDTAKKKWQAQNAVERIVDSMGERVQLLPEKFLDLSIKPDELKKDQYLKDKLTTPELKRFIRSQSMRGSEGLNTYKVELYRRTATPAAVLLLTLIGAVIASRKTRGGSGLHLALGFIIAALFVLSDRFSTVFSTNAGLPPLLAAWIPNILFTAVAYWLYRKTPK, encoded by the coding sequence ATGAAAAAGCTGGATTGGTACATACTTCGTAAGCTCCTGGTAACTTTCTTCTTTTGTCTCCTGTTATTTACCGTGATCGCCGTCGCCGTGGATAGCAGTGAGAAGGCGGACGATTTTGTAAAATCCGGCTTTAGCACGACGCAATTGATCTCTGCTTACTGGTCGGGTTTTATTCCCTGGATCTGGGGTCTGCTTTTCCCTCTTTTTGTGTTTATCGCCTCCATATTCTTTACCAGTCAGATGGCGACAAGGAGTGAGATCATCGCTATCCTCGCCAGTGGCACCAGCTACAACCGGTTTCTGCGGGCTTATCTGGTGGGTGGTATCCTGCTTGGCCTGATGCTCTATTATGCCAACCGCATCATCATTCCAAAAGGCAATGAGAAAAGAGGTGATTTTCAAACCCGTTATGTGGACCAGAACAACCCCTCTACTTTCAACGACCGGAAGTCCATGACCTATCGGCGTGCGGATACAAATACCTATGTTGGGTTTAAAGATTATGATACCGGTTCAAAAACCGCTATGGGTTTTTTTATGGACCGGATCAAGGGAGACAAGATCAGCTACAATCTTCGGGCTGACCTGCTTCGCTGGGATACTGCCAAAAAGAAATGGCAGGCCCAAAATGCGGTGGAACGAATTGTGGACAGCATGGGAGAGAGGGTTCAATTGCTGCCTGAAAAATTTCTGGACCTTTCCATCAAACCCGATGAATTAAAAAAGGACCAGTACCTGAAAGATAAACTCACCACCCCCGAATTAAAACGGTTTATCCGGAGCCAGTCCATGCGTGGATCGGAAGGGTTGAACACATACAAAGTGGAACTTTATCGCCGCACCGCCACCCCGGCTGCGGTTTTATTATTGACCCTGATCGGCGCGGTCATCGCCAGCCGGAAAACCCGTGGAGGCAGCGGGCTTCACCTGGCATTAGGCTTTATCATTGCCGCCCTTTTTGTGTTGTCTGACCGATTCTCCACCGTTTTTTCCACCAATGCCGGATTACCTCCCTTACTCG